The proteins below are encoded in one region of Triticum aestivum cultivar Chinese Spring chromosome 1B, IWGSC CS RefSeq v2.1, whole genome shotgun sequence:
- the LOC123125020 gene encoding salt tolerance receptor-like cytoplasmic kinase 1, protein MGQRFRFFCCGCGANAADGDIEVDDESECGGSKGGEEVGTRQLSWAQVERMTGGFTSAVVGEGGFSTVYLARLSGALAAVKVHRSSERIHRVFRQELETLLRIRHPHIVRLLGFCEQQDEGVLVLEFAANGNLYEKLHGGGKAAGAMPWSRRVSVALQVAQALEYLHERCEPQVVHGDVKASNVLLDASMSAKLCDFGSARMGFSAAVRPRSSAHTMLGSPGYVDPHYIRSGVVTKKTDVYSFGVLLLELLTGIEAFCPVEGRLLTAVLAPRLKAACDARMLVDERLGSAYDAGEASAVAALAASCVGQNPSLRPSMGDVVRTLEQSAQGSILAAGRGSDGQGKL, encoded by the exons ATGGGCCAGAGGTTCAGGTTCTTCTGCTGCGGCTGCGGGGCCAATGCGGCCGACGGCGACATAGAGGTCGACGACGAGTCGGAGTGCGGCGGGAGCAAAGGGGGCGAGGAGGTCGGGACGCGGCAGCTGTCGTGGGCGCAGGTGGAGAGGATGACGGGCGGGTTCACCTCCGCCGTGGTCGGCGAGGGCGGGTTCAGCACCGTCTACCTCGCGCGCCtctccggcgccctcgccgccgtcaAGGTCCACCGCAGCAGCGAGCGCATCCACCGCGTCTTCCGCCAGGAGCTCGAGACGCTCCTCCGCATCCGCCACCCGCACATCGTCCGCCTCCTCGGCTTCTGCGAGCAGCAAG ATGAGGGCGTGCTGGTGCTGGAGTTCGCGGCGAACGGAAACCTGTACGAGAAGCTCCACGGCGGCGGCAAGGCCGCGGGGGCGATGCCGTGGTCGCGGCGGGTGTCGGTGGCACTACAGGTGGCGCAGGCGCTCGAGTACCTGCACGAGCGGTGCGAGCCGCAGGTGGTGCACGGCGACGTGAAGGCGTCGAACGTGCTCCTGGACGCGTCCATGTCCGCCAAGCTCTGCGACTTCGGGTCGGCGCGGATGGGGTTCTCCGCGGCCGTCCGCCCGCGGTCGTCGGCGCACACCATGCTCGGCTCCCCGGGCTACGTCGACCCGCACTACATCCGCTCCGGCGTGGTCACCAAGAAGACGGACGTGTACAGCTTCGGGGTGCTGCTCCTGGAGCTCCTGACCGGCATAGAGGCCTTCTGCCCCGTGGAGGGCCGGCTGCTGACGGCCGTCCTCGCCCCGCGGCTCAAGGCCGCCTGCGACGCGCGGATGCTGGTCGACGAGCGGCTCGGGAGCGCGTACGACGCGGGCGAGGCATCCGCCGTGGCCGCGCTGGCGGCGTCGTGCGTGGGGCAGAACCCCAGCCTCCGCCCGTCCATGGGCGACGTGGTGCGCACGCTGGAGCAGAGCGCGCAGGGGTCCATCCTCGCCGCGGGGAGAGGATCGGACGGCCAGGGGAAGCTGTGA